In the Puntigrus tetrazona isolate hp1 chromosome 19, ASM1883169v1, whole genome shotgun sequence genome, ACAATAAACATTAGTTTTCTTTGCCgaaataattattctttttgttaCGCGTTCTCGAAAAATGAAGTGATTTAATGTGCGTATCATTTACGCAGTTATATTAAAGCCAGCTTCTTTCATTTAATAAGCTTAATACAAATAACACATTTCGTGTTGAATTGACTCATTTTTCATACTTTACAGCTGATTGGCGTTCTGTCGCAGCATTGATCGCGTTACAGTGAAAATGAGCTGCATGGGAACAGCGTCTGCCTTTTAATTCTATGTTAAAAATAGCGTTCATGAAGTCGCATATGCTAATTCCACCTTATTCACCTCCACAGATGGATCGTCATAATTCTTCGCAGGTTTTACAAGCGCTGAATCACTACATAGCCTTCAGGAACCAGCTCAGTTCACGCTGCATCTATATCGCAGAGAATAGCAATCGCCATCACAGTTAGCTTGCTCTGCCAGTTGCAACAGTGAGCACTGTgcagaattttcatatttacattagaAAGTTTTCATAATAAATCGTTTTATTGCAGCAATTTGTTCAGACCGTACAACCACAGACCGACAAAGGACGCAGCCTCATTCAGCTCTTTGAGGTGGTGGTGAAAATGATTTAGGTTTGCCGCAttattcttcatttatttttaaaaagcgaaTAACAAGTGAGGGCAACGCCAAAGCCCTGCGTGGCTGCCATTGGCAACACAATTCATTTGAGTTAGCGGAAGGCACAAAACAAGCCCGAGTTCATGTAATGTTCACTTTTAAAGATTTGGCCGTTTAAGACTTAGTGCCTTATGGTACTGCACTTAAAGATGGAGTCTGCGTGACTGAAACGCCATATGTTACCATCGAGCTTTCGAGAGTCCAGTTACGCATGCATCTTTAGTGCCTTCTTCTGTATGTGAGAGGAGAAGACTCAGGCGTGTGCGCTAATGATAAGATCACTGGCAACAGAAGGATTATCGCCATTTTTTCAGATCAAACTAACATCAAGAGTGAACATGGCTGAACCTTTTTCCTGTGTCTTATTGCCAAGTTGTGATCGTTTATTCACGTTCACAGCGCTTTATGTCGCACTGCAGAATTGCACATTTCCACGGTGCCAGTTCAGCGTGCTTTCAGAAATAGCAGAGGTCGtgttatattcatatttcagaaCACGCCATACGGGTAAGAATCTTCCTTCATTGAAACATAACAGCCTCGGCATTCGTTGAGTTGCGCTGCGTAAAAGAAGCATAAAGCTGAGTTGTGCCGAAATACCATAAATAAATTGGTTGGTTTTTAGCATGTTGTTTAAGTCATGGTTTGGCAGAGTCGTATTCGCCACATATGCCATAGTAATCTTCAGAATAAGTTATGTCAACACTACACGAACCAGAAGATCAACAAGACGAGCGTACAACGCAATATAGAGCTGATTTATCGTTCAGGCTCGTATGTTTGGTTCAgtgacaaatatatttttgaagtcATAGCTGGGGAAGAGCGAAATTATTTCGAAACAATGTCTGTACTAGTGATTATCGTTTGAACTAAACTGCTATCTATACAGCGAAAAGAAGTCTTCAGgaacaattgttttttatttcatttttgtatttacaagAACAATCGCAGTCTTAATGTATGTGCAGATGCAGTGTAatcaacaaaatgttaaaaatgtcgTTGATACCGGTCGCGCCACGGTCGGGTGTCATTTGCAGCAACGCAATTCTTTGGTGGTTTCATCGCTGTCGCAGCAAGTGAACCAGAGTGGTTTCGGCGCCAGTTAAACAGAGTTGATGATAAGAAGAGAGAGACCGGTAGATTTCAGTGAACAGACACCACACCCTTCCGTTTTAAATTCCAGCGCCGATCCATTTAGTTTGCGAGCTGACATGCATTTCGCATTTAGTGCCGAGTAACGCTCAAACACATTACCAACACGGAAAATGGACACGCTGATTATGCGTGCGCCCATTAACTGCCTTGCCCAACTTTTCAGATTGTCTATAGCCTGGCTTTAGAAGCCGTAAACACACAGTTTTAATGAACACAGAAATTGTTGGCGCCCACATAGACCAGCAAACGAGAAACTGGAAGCACAAAATGAACATAATGATCAAGTTAAAGTCAGAAGAAGAATGTGAATGAAGATGTTGGTATTTAGCCGCTAAAGCAGCAGATGGAGACCGTACACAGTGGTCAGCGCGATCAACACGCCGCCCTCGCCCGCGTCGCGAAATGACGGCCAGTTCCCGCAGTCTGCCACCGTTCCTGTACAGTTCTCCATCTGAAAAGCAAGTAAAGAAGCATTATATTGCGCCAAATACCAACATCCTTCATTCACATTCTACATTTTGCTTGATCTGCCACCAACTATTTGTGGTTGgcattattcattttgttaagaCTTTGATACTGGTCTATGGCAAAACCATAATttctgtgttcatttaaaaactgatgtgTTTGCAGCTTCACATTTTCGTCTCACAAAGCCAGATATAGACAATCACAAAAGAAAAGTTAGATAAAGCTAAGGATTGTGGGCACATAATCAAGCGTGTCCGACCGATGGTGAGGTAAATGTGAAGTGAACGTTCTCAGGCCTCATGTCTGAAGTCACATGTCGGCCACCCAAAGATAAGTAGATCAACACTAGGTTTTAAGAGCAAGAGGATTAATGGTGTCTGTTCACTGAGGGAAATCTacccgtctctctctctatcatcaACTCTATTCTTCTTTGCGCCAAGGCCCTTTCCACAGACACAACTAACCTGCGAGAGCAACGTCTGCAAATTACCAAAACACTTTAGGTTGCGTTGCACTCTAACAGTGACACCCGACATTGGCATTTTTCTCTTGGTGtctatatttgacattttaacattttatttgattacactgcatgcttttacttttatacATTGTTAAGATACCGGTTTGTTTgcgtaaatacaaaaaatgaaataaaaatgtggtgTTCCACAGGGCTCAGTATTCGGTCCTTTACTTTTTTCCCTTTGTATAGATTATGAGGTTTCGTTTCAAACCAGATCCAAGTAAACGCAGTGTCCTTGTGATTACAAAGACCTGATGACCAGTGTTTTCCTTCTTCCCAAGTatgactaaaaatatatatttgtcactGAACCAAAAACCTCTGAATACAAGACGATAAATCAAGCTCTATTCATTTGTAATATTGCATAAATCTGTTAGTCTTCTAGTTCAATCGCAAGGTGATTGGCCTCTGCTTATTCTGAAGATTATATAGCATATGTAGCAGATACAGTCTGCCAAAACCATAACCATTAACATGCTAAAACCAACCAATTTGTTTATAGTGATTTCAGCCTAACTTCCAGCTATGCTTCTTTTACGCAACACCAATCAACCGAATGCCAGTTTGTTATGTTTCCAATAGAGGAAAGGTTCTTACCCACAGTAATGGCAGTGTTTTTCTGGTACGGGTCATAAGGACACCGGCCTCTACCTTCTTCTGGCTTACCGCTGGGGCCTGTAGCCATGGAAAATGTCTCTGAATTCTGCAGATGCGAGCACATAAAGCATATGAACATTAATAAACTGATCACAACTTGAAGCAATAAGACTAGGAAAAGGTTCACGCCACATGTTCACTCTTGATTGTTCAGATTTgatctgaaaaattaaaaagcgaTGAGAAATCCTTCACAGGCCACGGCGGTTTCATACAGAAAGCTTTCTATGTTGCGCACACACGTACAGATCTTCTCCTCTCACACTCATGAAAGCACAGAGTGAGGAAGAGGCACTAAAAGTGCATGCATGACTGGATCTCAGAAAGCTCGATGGTGTATGAAGGACAGTCACGCAAGTTTCCATCTTTAAAGTGCACAGTACCATAAGAGCACTAAAGTCTTAAACTAATCAAATCTTACTAAAAGTGGACATTACATGAACTCGGGCCCTTTGACAGTAAAAAAGCCTTCCACTAACTCAAATAGATTATTGCTATTTGCCACCCAATGGCAGCCACACAGAACTTTTAACCGTTGCCCTCCACTTGTTATTCacttttgcaaaataaatgaagaatgaaTGCAGCAAAATATACGTCATTTTCACCCTGCACCTCAAAGGCTTTAATTAGAACACGTCATATCCGGTCTAGTGGTTGCATACAGTCTAGACAAATTTAACACAATAGAAACCGATTTAATTATAAAAGGCtctaatgtaaatatgaaaattctaCTGGTCTATCACTTGTTGCAACCTAATAGGAGTAAACCGAGGGCAAAAATAACTGTGATAAGACGGATGCTGTGTGTCTTACGATGTAGATGCAGCGCGGGCTGAAGGCAAAGGTTCCACAGGAGAACATATGAGTGGAGTTCAGCACTTGTAAAACCCTCACGAAGTTATGACAGTCCATCTGTGGGTGGAATAGAGGGTTAGGTTAAACATATGCGGCTTATGAAGACCCATATTTTAACACAGGGGTTAAAAAGGTCGGGCCGAAAGCGGCTGATTTCCCATACCTTCATTTTGCCTTTCATAGCACAGTCAGTAAGATCTTTTTCTGACGGAGACCAGTCCAACTGTAAAGAGAGTATGAAAAATGGGTCAGATTCAacacaaatgtgtatttattattaagcttattaaaatgaaaagaaaacaagcacaatatatgcatgtgtgcaaacatacacacattaaatCACTTCAATTTTCAGGGCACGCTGattaacaaaagaaataattatttcaacaaaaaaagctaatatttattgtaaaagtaATCTTACAATAGCTTAATTATTCTAGCAACAATGTATGAAAGAACTTGCTGAATTTTGATTATAGTCATAATTATATGCCCATTTAGGTACAAAAGTGCCATGTATGTGATATAACAGAAAGTTGCTATGCAGCAAAATAATGATTTGCTATGGAAGCCGTTACTGTATTGTGAAACACGAGACGTAATTGTGAAGAATGAGTCTCGTGTGAAGGCTGCATTGACCAAACAGCATTGAGGGATGATCCATTAATAACAAACAGtctataatttagtttaaatgttgGTTTCTATTATCCTGATTTGGTTTCCACTGACACGGTGGATGTTTAGGTTAAAACAAAATCCCACTGACCTTCTCCTTCAAGGTCATCGCATCACTCTGACCGGACGCCGATTGCGAGAACGGCATCGCGCGTGCTCGACGAATAACGTGGCCTCGTCATTGCTAAGCAACAGCGTGGTGGTGTTGTAAACGTCAGGGTTTGTGAAGATACTGAGGGAACGACCTGGGTCACCTGTGACGCAGCAGAAAAGGGAATTAAAGAGCAGAAACAGAATTGGAAATATGACGGCGAATTACTGTCTGATTGTATAGATATCAAtgattaacaatatttttattgcaattaatgaGTGCGTTTGCCAGAATAACAAAAgataaaatcatatttagcgactgacaaagaaaaataagtCAATATTTGGTTCATagatcaaaattaaaattcaaaattcataaGACCTTCGTTTATCTTCAGAAATTCATGTTAAGGTTGAACCACGGATGTGACATGAACCATTTAAACAGTGCTACTCACTATCTGGACTTTGAATGTGGTTGCATTGCTGAACATGCAAGGTTATAAATATcccagatttcatcaaaatatcttcatttatgttctgaagatgaactaaGGCCttgtgggtttggaatgacatgaggacgAGTGAATAATGTCAGAATAAAAGTTAAGGCATGGAGCCCATATGATgtgaataatcaaaaaaaaaaaagcatttatcatatttaacaGTCCATCTTAAGGCCTGCTTTTccaaatgcaattattattttattctgagGTGATTTAAAACACAGATGGACAAAAGGTAACAAGGGCAATGAGTTAAATGGGTAAATTTAGTCAAAATATCTAATACAAATTACAGCTACTACGTGTACAGTATATAACATCAGTAGCACTATTACAGTACTGCAAGTAAAACAGCTACAGTTGCTGGTGGAATTTTTCCAAAACTGCTGGTTTCTTAAGAAGCAGCCTTCAGATTAGCCATACGCTTTGTAAAGACGCTGAGAGAGCAACGATAAGAGAAACTGGGATATAACCACTGACACCAGAGGGCAGCCAAGTCTCCGCAAGCAACCGGTCAttagcaaaagacaaaaatgcagTTCTCACGACAATGACGCAGTGTTTGGTGAGAACTGGAGCCTGCAGGTTTTTGATGAAGAGATCAGTTTACCAAACACAAATGACACAACTTGATGCATCAAACCGAGCTGAGACACCAGCTGATGTTCTAATCTTGAGGTTTGGCCTGTGAGAGACAATAATAGTGGTCGACTACTTAcgaaatttgaattaaaatcacGATCATGGTTTTGTTGCAACCTAGCTTGagaaattacacacacacaaaaatcttGACTTAAATCTCAACTTAAATTCACCACCTTGACGTCTAGCTCCCCAGGTGATAGACACTGCAATTTCCAAGAAGTCTATTTGTGAAAAAGTGCTAAGACAACTACAACTTCCTGTTGATTCTATACAGGCAACATAGAGTGCGTCATAAACGCCTGTCATGCGTTTGCTCGACTTTTATTAGACTCGCAGCATTATTCTTTTAACAAGCGGCTGGTTTCACCTCAAGTTGGGAcgtttgtaaatgtaaaagtggtTTGTACCGTTTTGTCAGAGCCTCAAAGCCTGCAATAACTGCTTTCTGTGAAGTGATCTTCCCCTAAAAACCACATCTCTGATATATCTTAGCTACATCAGGTTGAGTCTAGACTGAAGATAAGATGGCTAAAGCTGAAATATCTCGCTATGAGATCACTCAAAGCCTGCCTTTGATCTCTTTAAGGTGCACGCAAacactgtataataaaaagaacagataAACCACAACGCTTGCCTGTGACAGCAGAACAATGAGAACGAGAACAAAATGTGAAGGCTGCTGCATGAATTATTGATTGTGTTTTAATTGGATTTAATACGGCAGAACAAACACATGTGTACATAATGCGTGCTCGGGTGATATCTGCCATGATCTACATGAATGTATGCTAATGACCTGCATGGGTTGAGCATGAATGTCCGAACAGTTCAGTTATGAaatctgtaacatttttaaaatttttgatAGGATCTTTGATTATATTAACCAaggttgcttattttttttaatgcggtaaaatattactgcaatttaaaatgaactgttttctgtttgaatacgTTTAGCTTAAATATGAtatcagaaatcactctaataagctgatttgatgctcaagaagcatttcttatcaATGCACGGAAAAAGCAATGCTACTTTATGTAAAGttctaaagaaatgttttcaaatgtttcttgTCTAACAAGTTTTCATGCAAAACAGCAACGTTAGGTTTCATTTCAACATGGAACCATGATCTTATTTAAGTCAAGATAATTGTAGTAGGCAAAATAAACACAGAGGGTCATGAGATAATGTACAGAGCTCAGAATAAACAGCTATGCTTCAGGTTATTCTCAAGAACTGAAACTGTAAGTGGTGTAGTTAACAATGACAGCCTAAATACCGTATCTATAAATGAAGTCTTAACAGATAAATGGGTAAAGtctaagctttttttttttacaaaaaggtgTGACTGTTTGTCTGTTAACATCCGTAACTATGTCAGCTTTTGAACAGGAAGCTCGCTTGGGTCAAATATGAGCAGAGTTCAATGCGTacactcaaaacaaaaaaccacaGAGTTGGAGGGGGGAAAACAGCATTAGAAAATGCTTTTCTAATTCATGAACACATTAAATTCATgtgcaaataatatttcatcttTTGTAGAAATGGCTAAAGAATGTTATTGTAAAAtccacatttatattatatcatcCAAATGATTGTATGTACATGCAAAACgaatgaatgttaaaaaatgtataaattagtTGATTAATTAAAGTtacaattacacattttataattaaggtttttgcttgtgtgtgtactgtgtatatttattatgtatatataaatgcatgcaaacagtatatattttgaaaatattgataatatattatatattatatataattgataatataaaaaatattgaaaatattgacATGTATTTGCTTTTATACGTCGcacgtgcatgtgtgtttatatatacacaattattatacacagtacgcacacattatgtaaacaaaaatgtcggtattttggatgcgattaattatgattaatcatttggcagcaTTAAAAAAGACAGATACCCGATAAAGTAATTTCATCCTCAGTTTTCCATGCAGAAAGCTGGGAAAGAAGTAGGGTGAGATGGTGTTACGCAACTATTTCAGCTCTGAAAAGCTCCTGCCAAAGCTTGCGGAAACACACACCACTATCTGGGCGTTTGGAAAAGCGCCGGCAGCGAGGACAGCGAGGTCACGAAAGGAAGCTCGACGACAAAAGCAAGCTTATTAACTTCTAAGTCGCATTAAAATCAACACATTCTTGCCCCAACCGCAGTTCTTCTTCTGCCGCTCGCTGTCGTGACCCCGAGATGAAAACACTGGGCTCCGCGGGAGGCTAATCCTAAAGCCGAGCCGCAGCATACCAGCTGTCTTCTCCAAACAACCCTCTGAGCCAAGAGAAGAACGACACCGCTCTTCCTCCTCCGCCCATTTCCACTATCTCTCGCTCACATGACGGCTTGCTTTTGATGACAACCGACATGTTTTCAACAGGTTTCAAACAACAATCAGCTCAGAAGACAGCCGATGCATACATGCGGTTATTAAGAGAAGCTCTGCTGAAGCGAGTTACGTTCTGGTCGCAAAAAGAGGAGGAATTTCAAGAAAATCTTGGCTTATCGGCAGCGTGTAATGGCCTCTTAAGCGCCTGCGCTGAGCTGAAGTCCTGTAATTCCTCGTATCAGCTGCTCTCTTGTTTGTGAGGGCTGTAAAGAATGTGGATGTGACAGTCAGCATGCGGCTGTGAAATTATGCAACCCCAGGGTGCATTTCTCTCAACGAGGCCCACAGAAGTGAACCGAAGACGTGCTTCAGTTCATTCATAACCGTAACCCAAAACTTTAAAACCTCCTTGACCCAGTAAAGTAAATCGGCGTCTTGAAACGACGTGCATTTTCCCAGactctgaaaaatgtaaatgtgactgAGCAGAGGTTTGCTTGACTGCCTACCGTGTCTTTACGCAGGAAATCCGTTAAATATGTCAAGGTCACATGAGGAATCAAAACTTCCTTTAAGATAGGTAACTATTAAccatgacttttccctcaataaattcttaacaTGTAGCTACTGTGAAGAATCAGTGATGCAGAATGAGGCACTAATATgtgctaatattctagtaatatgcatgctaataagcaacagataggtgtaaccgtaaaataaagtgttacccagttATCTGTTattaaagtgtacattttttggCCATGCTTTACTACAGTTTTTGACTcgataaactcctaatttgtttctcattcatagttagtaaggtagttaagttCAGGTAAAATACAGTCGTGCAGAATAAGACATTAGGATGCGTTtcataagtaataataaacagttaatatgctagtaatatgttTGCTTATAAGCTATTTGAGAGAATTGGTGcacaaacaacattattttaaacttttagatCACTTTTCCACAGTAAAAAGAGACTATTTATTGCAACAAGGTGGCCAAAGTGACTGGTTCTACTAACAAAGAGAGCAATACGGTGAAAAGTAAGCTCTCACCATGTTATCATAACACTAATGCTCAATCATAATGAATCCAGTTTGATTTAAGTTGCATAAACGGATTCTAAAAGTCGCAGTCGAATTGACATGATGATTATAATATATGATCTCAGAACTAAAGACGTTGTCAATGATAAAGAATGATGGGTACGTCATTGGCATTTCTTGATGACATATCTAAAAAGAAAGCTGACATGCGTCAAAAGAGGGGTTTTagcaaatactgtaaaataaatgtgttgacGGAGCAGTTTGTTAGTCGTATGACAAACCGAGATAAGACCGCACCgcacaaatttgaaaaaaaggttttaattaaagcatttgCAGGCTGTTGATCACTTTATTGAAGCCACACCACAACCTTcaatcaaatctgaattttatttgtataaatgaaGGAGAACGCATGATGTTCCACTAATTAGTCTATTAGGCTGCACGCAGCTTCAACCTActtgtaataaatgcataaataaaataacaacatgaaCCATCAAAGTGTCCACAACCTAATGAAATTACTGACGCAAATATACCTGAAACAATAATTCATCCCGCTAACCATGAAAGATCACAAAAAGGTGTACACTGAGGCCTGCAGGTTATTGCTTATTTGCTTATTGTCTAGTTTTCATGTTTCAACGACGGGTAGATCACATCAGACTCAATCCCCTGCGTGAGTGTGATCTGACTCACTGACACGGCTGTAATTGGTGCTGCTGGGAAACAGGGACTCGGTCTGAATTAAGCCCTGTAATATTCACGCTCATGTCTGGACGTTAATACGACGAGTAAGCGAACAGGCTCGGGTCAAATGACTGATCCTGAATCAGCGAAACTGATGCATCTGCATGTCTAAGCAACTGTGTATCCATCTTAACCATGGTTCAGATAAACAAGTCCTTTTGGCAGATTGGTGTTATTTTTGCCAGGTCAGTCTAATTCTGCCCTGTTTCGCCGGCTCACAGAACGGCCTCCTCTTATCAAATAACTGCGCTTTAGAGAACAACGGCCTTCATTCATTAAGAAACAATCAAATAACCACTTTCATCTGCAACTTTCTGTTTACTTTCTTGTTTCTCAAAAGTAGGTTGTTTCAACTTCCTTGTCTGTGACCTAGATTTATTACCCTAAAACCATAAAGCGCattatttaatgtgtgttaGAGGGTCAGTTCGACCGAGACACGTATTTGTaccaaagaaattaaaattaaatcagtatTGCGCTGCTTGCTTTGATTTATCGTACCTTATTTGatgttgtatttaattattattattaagatatgttattctgtattttcaatttattgtattttttttatttttaagtaatagatcatttattcagcaaggaagcattacattgtaatatttaaaaattggttTCTACTCATGAAATGATCCTTAAATCATAATGCAACATTAAATCagtatatcagaatgatttctgaaggatcatgtgatcaagactggagtaatgatgttgaaaattctgctttgcgtcgcaggaataaattgcaaattaaaatatactgcGATAGAAAATTGCTATTTTGAATTATAATGTTTTAGAATATTGCCGTTCTTACTGTGTGGTTGATTGAATAAAGACAACTTTAGCGAGCATTGCATCAAATACTGTTTGTACTGCAATCAAATGGAGAAATGAAATCTTAACTAGAAGTTTCAGAAATAGATCAAGAGGCCATTTTAGGGCGCCTGCTTCACATCTCCCATTGAGAACGGCAGATACTTCCTCTAAAGAAGGTGCATACAGCGTCTTTCATTCCTTGCACGGGCTGATGCTTTCTAATCTGAACACCAAGTATGGTCTACATGGAACGCTGTTTGTCCTAAAGACCTCTCTTAGGCTTTTTGCTCGTTGTCTTGCTAGTGCAAAACTAAACCATTGTCCAGGAGAAAGCTTTTCAATGGACTGACATTTCTAGCCTGGTTGGATTTTAAAGACACACAAAATGATAAGAGTGGAGGAACATATTGGGCTGAATCAGACTGACTCAAGTCTGTggacaataataatgtttgcaaaatctTTAGCAAGCAATGCAGTCTAAATAATAAGAATTACTTTTTATACTTCGCCATTTTATAAATCACATACTTATAATCAACTTGCTGCTCCAATGTGACCGAGCGGACGATAATAATTGCCATGACATTCTACATATAACCTGCACATTgcatatattgaaaaaaaaatgttcttgctGGCATAATCATAGCTAAGCATCTAATCCAAGTCTTTCAGTAAGTACCTGCACCAGTCTCTGCAGTGCACGACTAAACCAAGTGCACTAGGGTCATTCCATAGTCATTCAGTTGTCTACTGCATTTTAAACGAGatctcatttaaaatgtctaatgtATTTTGTGATGCctcattaaaaaatgaaaagcgtAACGCCACTGACATTTCGTTACCtaattatagaatatatatttatatctgtaACAGAGCTGATGTTGACGAGAGGTGATCGGATACAAGTGCGAGCCTTTATTTATAGACACGGTCGAGAAAAAAAGCATGGTCAAAAAATGAGTAAACAGGTATGGTGGATGCTAAAAAAGACTACAGGAAGACTATGTGCGGTGCTGGTGGATAAACACGAGACTGAGAGCGCGTTTAGTGTCAGGGCAGGTGAACAGATCTGCAGTAGTCTTGTCACAAAGCCCGAGCtaaaataattactataaattaattaatattactatagaatgaatatatatatatatatatatgacaatttgaaaaaaataggaGAATAAAGACAATTTAAAAGAGGTTTGTTCCTGttactgcttttaaaaacagattaaaatattaaataaaagcaagttTCAGTCAATTATCAAGGCGATATTGATGACTTAagcactaaaatgactaaagctgaagtaaaacaaaagaaattaagaaacggaaatattcaaataaataatacaaatacagtagctaattcaaaatattaatacaataaaagtaaataaatagtcCTAAAATAACAGTGACGTAAAGGCGGCACATTCACGCTATTAAAAGACGCCTTCAAACGTAATTAGGTCTTTAGGTCATGTTTGATTCTGTACTTGAGTAATTACCTTCTGATAACCGCTACGGGCAGAAGATAAAGATAACAACGGCAACTCACAGGTTTTTCAAAAATCGAAtggcataaaatatataaataaataaatactccaAAATTGCAGTTCTAAATCTTTAAGTTTAAGAGTAACCCTTACCCATAGGAAAAGAGAGCCGGGGGAGGACATGAGAGTGACAGCTGAGCACAGTCAGAAGAGACAGACAGGCACAGAGAGACGCTGAATGCACCATCCTGATGAACATCCAGGAGCACCACAGGTGAGCTGGAGACAAAGACCGCTCTATCTGTCACTGTCGGGTTCCGCTGCCGTCCGTCCAGCGCCGAGTAGCCCACAGGGACACCACTTCAAACCAGAGCAGTCTGTCGTCATCTCATCTGGGCACAAAAAAT is a window encoding:
- the LOC122323831 gene encoding semaphorin-4B-like — its product is MPFSQSASGQSDAMTLKEKLDWSPSEKDLTDCAMKGKMKMDCHNFVRVLQVLNSTHMFSCGTFAFSPRCIYINSETFSMATGPSGKPEEGRGRCPYDPYQKNTAITVDGELYRNGGRLRELAVISRRGRGRRVDRADHCMQRELSWFLKAM